A genome region from Hymenobacter tibetensis includes the following:
- a CDS encoding alpha/beta hydrolase produces MPAQEHHIAVTRSARYFQLGALSAETRQVWFVCHGYGQLAAYFIRHFATLTDADPGLVVVAPEGLSRFYLRESANGQGRVGATWMTREDRLTEIEDYVGYLNQLAEATLAVVSANTRVTVLGFSQGAATVSRWLARARFRPARLVLWAGAFPPDMDFQVATQLMRNLPVTLVCGDNDEFVKPADLEEQRQFVRRLGVEPEVLQFAGKHTLHADVLRQLHASTF; encoded by the coding sequence ATGCCTGCTCAGGAGCACCACATTGCAGTTACACGCTCTGCCCGCTATTTTCAGCTAGGCGCGTTGTCGGCTGAAACCCGGCAGGTGTGGTTTGTATGCCATGGCTACGGACAACTGGCCGCGTACTTCATTCGGCACTTTGCTACGCTCACCGACGCCGACCCTGGCTTAGTGGTTGTAGCGCCCGAAGGTCTTTCTCGCTTCTACCTGCGCGAGAGTGCCAACGGTCAGGGCCGAGTTGGAGCTACCTGGATGACGCGAGAAGATCGTCTCACGGAAATAGAAGACTATGTCGGCTACCTCAACCAGTTGGCAGAAGCCACTTTGGCGGTGGTATCGGCCAACACGCGCGTTACGGTGCTGGGGTTCTCGCAAGGTGCTGCCACTGTTAGCCGCTGGCTGGCTCGCGCCCGTTTCCGGCCGGCACGTCTCGTTCTGTGGGCCGGCGCCTTCCCACCCGATATGGACTTTCAGGTTGCCACACAACTCATGCGCAATCTACCAGTCACGCTCGTCTGCGGCGACAACGACGAGTTCGTGAAACCAGCCGACCTAGAAGAGCAACGCCAGTTTGTTCGGCGCTTAGGTGTGGAACCCGAGGTTCTACAGTTCGCTGGCAAGCACACGCTACATGCGGATGTGCTCCGGCAGCTACACGCTAGCACGTTCTGA
- a CDS encoding SDR family NAD(P)-dependent oxidoreductase — MQTAFITGASSGIGRATAVALSRAGFQLVVTGRRRERLEELAHELAPVPVHILTFDVRDKEAVETAIAGLPTEFADVDVLINNAGNAHGLAPIQDGDPADWDAMLDGNVKGLLYVSRALLPTMTRRKTGYIVNIGSIAGHETYANGNVYCASKAAVAALSKGMRLDLLPHHIRVAEVNPGAVETEFSQVRFKGDNERASTVYQGFTPLRAEDIADLIQFMVTRPPHVNIAEVLILPAAQAAATVIRKE, encoded by the coding sequence ATGCAAACTGCATTTATCACGGGTGCCTCATCAGGAATTGGCCGGGCTACGGCTGTTGCACTAAGCCGCGCTGGCTTTCAGTTGGTCGTGACGGGGCGCCGGCGGGAGCGGCTAGAAGAATTGGCCCACGAATTAGCGCCCGTACCAGTACACATCCTCACGTTTGATGTACGCGACAAAGAAGCGGTAGAAACGGCTATAGCTGGCCTGCCTACTGAATTTGCTGACGTAGACGTGCTAATAAACAACGCCGGTAACGCACACGGGTTGGCTCCGATTCAAGATGGTGACCCTGCCGACTGGGATGCCATGCTGGATGGCAACGTGAAAGGCCTGCTATATGTAAGCCGGGCTCTGCTGCCTACCATGACGCGCCGCAAAACGGGCTACATCGTGAATATAGGCTCCATAGCCGGACACGAAACGTATGCGAATGGCAACGTGTATTGCGCTTCAAAAGCAGCTGTTGCAGCGCTGTCCAAAGGCATGCGCCTGGACTTGTTGCCCCATCATATTCGAGTGGCCGAGGTGAACCCAGGTGCAGTGGAAACCGAGTTTTCGCAGGTTCGCTTCAAAGGCGACAACGAACGTGCCTCCACTGTGTACCAAGGATTCACGCCGCTCCGGGCAGAAGACATAGCGGACCTGATTCAGTTCATGGTGACCCGCCCGCCGCACGTCAATATTGCAGAGGTGTTGATTTTACCTGCTGCACAAGCGGCTGCCACGGTAATCCGCAAGGAATAA
- the cdd gene encoding cytidine deaminase encodes MAHPLRLTIDVEVLTEADLTPTEAVIWQEAKAATDHAYAPYSHFHVGAALLLDDGNTFRGTNQENAAYPSGLCAERTALFGLAATQPERRILGMAVAARPASGDFVAVTSCGACRQVMAEYEHRQKQAIPLLLPGPNGSIYRFRSVSDLLPFGFSADDLPRNIEAVR; translated from the coding sequence ATGGCTCATCCCCTGCGCCTCACCATCGATGTTGAGGTACTTACCGAAGCTGATCTGACACCTACCGAAGCTGTTATTTGGCAAGAAGCCAAGGCCGCTACCGATCATGCGTATGCTCCTTACTCGCACTTCCACGTAGGCGCGGCCTTGCTCCTCGACGACGGCAACACGTTCCGGGGCACCAACCAAGAAAACGCAGCGTACCCATCGGGGCTGTGTGCCGAGCGCACCGCGTTGTTTGGCTTGGCTGCGACCCAGCCAGAGCGGCGTATCTTGGGCATGGCCGTAGCCGCCCGTCCCGCTTCCGGCGACTTTGTAGCCGTAACCAGTTGCGGTGCCTGCCGGCAGGTAATGGCCGAATACGAGCACCGCCAGAAACAGGCCATTCCGTTGCTTCTACCGGGCCCCAACGGCAGCATCTACCGCTTCCGTAGCGTCAGCGACTTACTTCCCTTTGGCTTCTCCGCCGATGACTTGCCTAGAAATATAGAAGCAGTTCGGTAG
- a CDS encoding pyridoxal phosphate-dependent aminotransferase: MQVSRMAGSLIGSEIIKIGNEVNDMIRKGEQICNLTIGDFDPAFYPIPAELQAEITDAYQAGNTNYPPANGMAALREAATTFTKQRLGLEYAPNDVLVAGGSRPLIYATYLALIDPGDRVVFPVPSWNNNHYCHLSGAEPVMVETRPENNFMPTAAELAPHLPGATLLALCSPLNPTGTVFSRENLLEICDLVVAENQRRQPGEKPLYLLYDQIYWMLTFGDTQHFDPVNLRPELRDYVVYIDGISKCLAATGVRVGYAFGPAVVIDKMKSILGHVGAWAPKAEQVATAKYLPQAAAVDDFTTQFKAKLQRSLDTLHEGLQELKSQGLPVDSMVPMGAIYLTARLDVLGKTTPAGQVLATTKDLTFYLINEARLALVPFSAFGTSDTSPWFRMSVGGASFESIEAALPRLRTALEALR; this comes from the coding sequence ATGCAAGTCTCGCGAATGGCAGGGAGCCTGATCGGCTCCGAAATCATCAAAATAGGCAACGAAGTAAACGACATGATTCGCAAGGGAGAGCAGATTTGCAACCTCACCATCGGCGACTTTGACCCAGCTTTTTACCCAATTCCGGCGGAACTACAGGCCGAAATCACCGACGCCTACCAGGCGGGCAACACCAATTATCCGCCCGCCAACGGCATGGCGGCACTGCGCGAAGCAGCTACCACGTTTACCAAACAGCGGTTGGGGCTGGAATATGCGCCCAACGATGTGCTAGTTGCTGGTGGCTCGCGGCCGCTTATATATGCCACGTACCTCGCCCTCATCGACCCCGGCGACCGAGTGGTGTTTCCGGTACCCAGTTGGAACAACAACCACTACTGCCATCTTTCCGGCGCCGAGCCAGTGATGGTAGAAACCCGGCCCGAAAACAACTTCATGCCCACGGCTGCCGAACTAGCTCCGCACTTGCCGGGTGCCACACTCCTAGCGTTGTGCTCCCCGCTCAACCCCACGGGCACGGTATTTTCGCGCGAGAACTTGCTGGAGATCTGCGACTTGGTAGTAGCTGAAAATCAGCGCCGCCAGCCCGGCGAGAAGCCGCTGTACCTGCTTTACGACCAGATTTACTGGATGCTGACCTTTGGTGATACCCAGCATTTCGACCCTGTTAACCTACGCCCTGAGCTACGCGACTACGTCGTCTATATCGATGGTATTTCGAAGTGCTTGGCTGCCACCGGGGTACGGGTAGGGTATGCATTTGGGCCAGCTGTGGTAATCGACAAAATGAAGTCCATTCTGGGCCATGTTGGGGCCTGGGCCCCGAAAGCAGAGCAGGTAGCCACTGCCAAATACCTGCCCCAAGCTGCGGCTGTCGATGATTTCACCACACAGTTCAAAGCCAAGCTTCAGCGCAGCCTTGATACCCTGCATGAAGGCTTGCAGGAGTTGAAAAGCCAGGGCCTGCCCGTTGATTCGATGGTGCCGATGGGAGCCATCTACCTGACTGCTCGGTTGGATGTATTAGGCAAAACTACCCCGGCCGGGCAGGTACTGGCAACCACCAAGGACCTGACTTTTTACCTCATCAACGAGGCCCGGTTGGCCCTGGTGCCATTCAGTGCCTTTGGTACTTCCGATACGTCGCCTTGGTTCCGGATGTCGGTTGGGGGAGCATCGTTTGAGTCTATTGAGGCTGCTTTACCACGGCTTCGGACGGCGTTGGAAGCCCTTCGTTAA
- a CDS encoding ATP-binding cassette domain-containing protein, whose translation MIEISQLHKRFGDKEVLRDVSLTLRPGTLHGLVGANGAGKTTLLHCLYGLHADYRGTVHETTGLPIRPNTGLLPYEPYFYPRLTGREYLEFTLQARGRPLVNFEPWNQLLELPLNQYAEEYSAGMKKKLALLALLIQPFRYLILDEPFNGLDLNTNLLLMEILRRLREQGTGILLTSHLLGSLTELCDELTVLADNTVRRRYTAAEFGQVQHDLLDGFYQEKLAHVRMLLPDK comes from the coding sequence ATGATTGAAATATCCCAGTTGCACAAACGGTTTGGCGACAAGGAAGTGCTGCGCGATGTCAGCCTCACCCTACGTCCGGGTACATTGCACGGCCTTGTTGGAGCCAATGGCGCCGGCAAAACGACGCTCCTCCACTGCCTCTACGGCCTGCACGCCGACTACCGCGGCACCGTGCACGAAACCACAGGACTGCCTATCCGGCCCAATACCGGCCTGTTGCCTTACGAGCCATATTTCTACCCGCGCCTCACGGGCCGCGAGTATCTGGAATTCACGCTGCAAGCCCGCGGCCGCCCCCTAGTGAATTTCGAACCGTGGAACCAGCTCCTTGAACTACCCCTCAACCAGTACGCCGAGGAATATTCGGCGGGCATGAAAAAGAAGCTGGCACTGCTGGCACTGTTAATTCAACCATTTCGCTACCTAATTCTCGACGAGCCTTTCAATGGCCTCGATTTAAACACCAACCTGCTGTTGATGGAGATTCTGCGGCGGTTGCGGGAGCAAGGCACGGGCATCTTGCTTACCTCGCATCTGCTGGGCTCACTTACCGAACTGTGCGACGAACTCACCGTGCTGGCTGACAACACCGTGCGCCGTCGCTACACCGCCGCCGAATTTGGACAGGTGCAGCACGATTTATTGGATGGTTTCTACCAAGAAAAACTAGCCCACGTGCGCATGCTGCTGCCCGATAAGTAG
- the tsaE gene encoding tRNA (adenosine(37)-N6)-threonylcarbamoyltransferase complex ATPase subunit type 1 TsaE, producing the protein MSAPLLEFAVPGLGALPAVAAQVAKAIRGYSIVCFEGEMGAGKTTFIKALCEELGVQEEVSSPTFALVNEYRDAHNKPIYHFDFYRLNNPREAEDIGALEYFDSGYLCLIEWPSRIEPLLPSNRLLIQLTVTGDESRELKITN; encoded by the coding sequence ATGTCTGCTCCGTTGCTCGAATTTGCTGTACCTGGCCTAGGGGCATTACCCGCTGTTGCAGCGCAAGTGGCCAAAGCCATCCGGGGGTATTCTATCGTTTGCTTTGAAGGCGAGATGGGCGCGGGCAAGACAACGTTCATCAAAGCCTTGTGCGAAGAACTGGGCGTGCAAGAGGAAGTCAGCAGTCCTACTTTTGCCCTTGTCAACGAGTACCGCGACGCTCACAACAAGCCCATCTATCACTTCGACTTCTACCGCCTCAACAATCCGCGCGAAGCCGAGGACATTGGCGCGTTGGAGTACTTTGATTCTGGCTATCTTTGCCTGATAGAGTGGCCCAGCCGTATCGAGCCGCTGTTGCCCTCAAATCGTCTCCTTATTCAACTCACCGTCACTGGCGATGAGTCGAGAGAATTAAAGATTACGAATTAG
- a CDS encoding alanine dehydrogenase — MPEAVPPGFESLAASRAYFTQESMLAVDTRKRKLFIGLPRETSLQENRICLTPEAVKHLIEEGHEVVMESGAGEPSKYSDHDYSEAGATIAYSQKEVYEADLILKVAPPTQDEIEFLKANQTLISALQFGTLTAEYVMALTRKKVNAISFELIKDPSGARPVVRAMSEIAGSTVMLIAAEYLARSNEGKGIILGGITGVPPSQVVILGAGTVAEYAARAATGLGAEVKVFDNHIYKLRRLKQNLGTQLYTSTLDTFALSQQIRRADVVIGALNAEEGRVPFMVPESMVANMAPGSVIIDVSIDQGGCFETSEMTTHNKPVFRKYDVIHYCVPNIASRVPRTATNALSNIFTPILQEISQHGGINEVLFTNEHFRSGVYVYKGSLTNATIAKRFNMRYKELSLMIAVRN; from the coding sequence ATGCCCGAAGCAGTACCCCCCGGATTTGAGTCTCTGGCTGCGAGCCGCGCTTATTTCACCCAGGAATCAATGCTGGCCGTGGACACACGGAAGCGGAAGCTGTTTATTGGGCTGCCGCGCGAGACCTCGCTTCAGGAAAACCGCATCTGCCTCACGCCGGAGGCAGTCAAGCATCTTATTGAGGAAGGCCACGAAGTAGTGATGGAGAGCGGTGCGGGGGAACCTAGCAAATACTCCGACCACGACTATTCAGAAGCGGGGGCTACCATTGCCTACTCCCAGAAGGAGGTCTACGAAGCCGACCTCATCCTGAAAGTGGCCCCGCCTACCCAAGACGAAATCGAATTTTTAAAAGCTAACCAGACGCTAATTTCGGCGTTGCAGTTTGGTACGCTCACGGCGGAATACGTCATGGCCCTCACCCGAAAAAAGGTGAATGCTATCAGCTTTGAGTTGATCAAAGACCCCTCCGGCGCGCGGCCGGTCGTACGGGCCATGAGCGAAATTGCGGGTTCCACCGTCATGCTGATTGCGGCGGAATATTTGGCCCGCTCCAACGAAGGAAAAGGCATCATTTTGGGCGGTATTACTGGTGTCCCTCCGTCGCAGGTTGTGATTTTGGGCGCCGGTACGGTAGCCGAATACGCGGCTCGGGCCGCCACCGGTCTGGGCGCCGAAGTGAAGGTCTTCGACAACCACATCTACAAGCTGCGCCGCCTCAAGCAGAACCTTGGCACCCAACTCTACACCAGCACCCTCGACACCTTTGCCCTTAGCCAGCAAATTCGTCGCGCCGACGTAGTGATTGGGGCCCTTAATGCCGAAGAAGGCCGCGTGCCGTTCATGGTACCCGAGAGCATGGTGGCCAACATGGCGCCCGGTTCGGTCATTATCGATGTAAGCATTGACCAAGGCGGCTGCTTCGAAACCAGCGAGATGACCACGCACAACAAGCCGGTCTTCCGCAAATACGACGTTATTCATTATTGCGTGCCCAACATTGCCAGCCGCGTGCCTCGCACTGCAACCAATGCGTTAAGCAACATTTTCACCCCGATCCTGCAAGAAATCAGCCAGCACGGCGGCATCAATGAGGTGTTGTTCACCAATGAGCATTTCCGCTCGGGCGTATACGTGTACAAAGGCTCCCTCACCAACGCTACTATTGCTAAGCGCTTCAACATGCGCTACAAGGAGTTGAGCTTAATGATTGCCGTACGGAATTAA
- a CDS encoding tRNA1(Val) (adenine(37)-N6)-methyltransferase produces the protein MANTYFQFKQFRVEQAQCAMKVSTDACVLGALANIAGAQRILDIGTGTGLLALMAAQRNQQAQIEAVEVDEDAATQAQANFDASPWARRLVVHPQSLAAFAATKPALFHHILCNPPFFRSSLRPPDARRATARHTAPDTLSFAELAGFAANFLAPGGHLTVLLPPPEMQHFELEAARSGLYPAGCVVLRHRANSKLLRHITTFGRQPVLMPPQELLVREGDEYSQAFQALLGPFYLAL, from the coding sequence ATGGCCAACACCTATTTCCAGTTCAAACAGTTTCGGGTAGAGCAGGCGCAATGCGCCATGAAAGTCAGCACCGACGCCTGCGTGCTGGGCGCACTAGCCAACATAGCAGGTGCGCAACGCATCTTGGATATTGGTACGGGAACCGGCCTGCTGGCTTTGATGGCCGCTCAACGCAATCAGCAAGCACAAATAGAGGCGGTGGAAGTGGACGAAGACGCTGCAACTCAAGCGCAGGCCAACTTCGACGCTAGTCCTTGGGCTAGACGCCTGGTCGTACATCCACAGTCCCTAGCGGCCTTCGCGGCCACCAAGCCGGCTCTTTTCCACCACATCCTCTGCAATCCGCCCTTCTTTCGTTCCTCGTTGCGCCCGCCTGATGCTCGCCGGGCCACCGCCCGCCACACGGCTCCTGATACATTGTCGTTTGCGGAGCTAGCTGGTTTTGCAGCAAACTTTCTCGCCCCTGGCGGACACCTGACCGTGCTGCTGCCCCCGCCCGAAATGCAGCATTTCGAGTTGGAAGCTGCGCGCAGTGGTTTGTATCCGGCTGGTTGCGTGGTGTTACGGCACCGCGCCAACAGCAAGCTGCTACGCCACATTACCACCTTCGGACGGCAGCCAGTGCTTATGCCGCCGCAAGAGCTACTGGTGCGAGAAGGCGACGAGTACTCTCAGGCATTTCAGGCCTTACTAGGCCCATTTTACTTGGCCCTCTAA
- a CDS encoding saccharopine dehydrogenase C-terminal domain-containing protein: protein MTRLLLLGAGRSATSLIQYLLRHAASENWFLTVADVNPAHLVPVLAAHTEHAHALSLDIHDEARLEELVEQADIVLSMLPALFHGVVARACVKHRRHLATASYVSEEIRALHEEAQTAGITLLMECGLDPGLDHMSAMAVIERIRKQGGHLTSFRSYCGGLLAPDSEGDNPWRYKFTWNPRNVVLAGQGTAKYLQNGRARFIPYQHLFARTTAVEVPSYGTFEGYANRNSLSYREPYGLHDIPSMQRGTLRRPGYCAAWHALVRLGLTDDVVRLGNASDLTWRELLEAYLPVSVPRAATETELAMQCADYLNLHFAGPEMQRLQWLGIFTDRVVGVADATPAQLLEHLLTEKWQLQPHDHDMIVMQHLFGFELDGRQHHLTASLVVLGDDATNTAMAKTVGLPLGMAVRLLARNEFTHRGVVIPTHPDLYEPILAELAADYHIEFVEEASA, encoded by the coding sequence ATGACCCGTTTGCTGTTACTAGGAGCTGGCCGCTCGGCTACTTCGCTCATCCAGTACTTGTTGCGTCACGCCGCTTCGGAAAACTGGTTTCTCACCGTCGCCGACGTCAACCCAGCGCATTTGGTGCCCGTGCTGGCCGCTCACACCGAGCACGCCCACGCCTTGTCACTGGACATCCACGACGAAGCACGGCTAGAAGAACTAGTGGAGCAAGCCGACATTGTACTTTCTATGCTTCCGGCTCTGTTTCATGGAGTGGTGGCGCGGGCTTGCGTGAAGCACCGGCGCCACTTGGCCACGGCCAGCTACGTGAGCGAGGAAATACGAGCCCTACACGAAGAGGCACAGACGGCAGGTATCACCCTGCTGATGGAGTGTGGGCTAGACCCCGGCCTCGATCATATGTCGGCTATGGCCGTGATTGAACGCATCCGAAAGCAGGGAGGCCATCTTACATCGTTCCGGTCGTACTGCGGAGGGCTGCTGGCGCCAGATTCGGAAGGCGATAATCCGTGGCGCTACAAGTTCACCTGGAATCCGCGCAACGTGGTGCTGGCTGGCCAAGGAACCGCCAAATACTTACAGAACGGGCGGGCGCGCTTTATTCCGTATCAGCATCTGTTTGCCCGCACTACAGCAGTGGAAGTGCCTAGCTATGGGACATTCGAGGGCTATGCCAACCGCAACTCGCTGAGTTACCGGGAGCCTTATGGCCTCCACGACATTCCTAGTATGCAGCGCGGTACCCTCCGCCGCCCTGGCTATTGTGCTGCTTGGCATGCCTTGGTACGCCTGGGTCTAACAGATGATGTGGTGCGGCTAGGCAATGCGTCCGACCTAACGTGGCGAGAACTACTGGAGGCCTATCTGCCGGTTTCAGTGCCACGGGCAGCCACCGAAACCGAACTGGCTATGCAGTGCGCCGATTACCTGAATCTGCATTTCGCGGGGCCCGAGATGCAGCGTCTGCAATGGCTGGGCATATTTACTGACCGAGTAGTAGGAGTGGCCGATGCTACGCCAGCACAACTGCTAGAGCATCTGCTAACTGAAAAGTGGCAGCTACAACCCCACGACCACGACATGATTGTGATGCAGCATCTGTTTGGCTTCGAGCTAGACGGTCGGCAACACCACCTCACTGCTTCGTTGGTTGTGCTTGGCGATGATGCTACGAATACGGCCATGGCCAAAACCGTCGGCTTGCCACTAGGTATGGCTGTGCGCTTGTTGGCTCGCAATGAATTCACGCACCGGGGCGTTGTCATTCCAACCCACCCTGACTTGTATGAGCCTATTCTGGCAGAACTGGCAGCCGACTACCATATTGAATTTGTAGAGGAAGCGTCTGCGTAG
- a CDS encoding outer membrane beta-barrel protein translates to MLFDFTGLPDKFLRLLVVLLLPVLPLAAQVRPVPVTGAVYTSTGTAVEGATVTLHRSADSVAVKTEFSDVEGRFQLEPTALGVYLISVAQLGYTRSWAGPVDVSAPVAPLKLTLAPSAVQLKEVTITAQKPLFERLPDRTVVNVESSILSSGNSVLNVLERAPGVAVDAGENISLRGRKGLLVLLDGKRVPLTGGELANLLRSLPAEQVRSIELITNPSAKYDAQGTAGVIAINLKKDQRQGNNGNANLSYGRGKYGKLSSGVSFNHQQKALNVYGTYAYTKRNGFQNLAFDRTYYQDEIVTSRSTQYNKRRLDLESHTWRTGLDYTVGEKTSVGAVLSGLASRLPVDGQNSSVFYDALGQETLQYTSRTISELQTPNVAGNLTFRHTFRPDSSGTPELTADADIARFGTDRDLSLATAFLSPQLSPRLLTGDQQGTLTIQSVKADYIRPLPNGVRAEAGVKASWVRSNNDIIFFNTIDDITTLDVNQSNGFRYKEDIKAAYVNLTRTRPRLTIAAGLRAEHTLAIGRQTIGNENFDRNYLQLFPNLSVRRTISETHEMGISLSRRLNRPTYNQFNPFRFYVDPTSYRAGNPYLRPQTSYNTELTHTFRKLTTGLSYAYTSNPIVDVYQLDANSLVRLTNANLSAEHYYAFTLAAPLTLTKWWQVYTDAELFYIYFTGKFEGATTLPGRVGAILSANNSFTITKTWSADLNATYNSREQYAFQIVRSRGQVGVGVQKTLLDGRGTLRLNATDLFYTAPVRSTSRYVPLVENQRATQDTRVVTASFAYRFGSSEVAPTRKRTTAAEDEKRRAAGQ, encoded by the coding sequence ATGCTTTTCGATTTCACTGGCTTGCCAGATAAGTTTTTACGTTTGCTGGTAGTGCTGTTGCTGCCAGTTTTGCCGCTAGCAGCTCAGGTACGTCCCGTGCCGGTAACGGGTGCTGTCTATACTAGCACTGGCACCGCAGTAGAGGGAGCCACCGTAACGCTACATCGGAGCGCGGATTCGGTGGCAGTGAAAACCGAATTCAGCGATGTGGAAGGCCGGTTTCAGTTGGAACCAACTGCGCTAGGCGTCTACCTGATATCGGTGGCGCAGTTGGGCTATACCCGCAGTTGGGCTGGCCCGGTGGATGTTTCTGCTCCAGTAGCGCCCCTGAAGCTTACACTGGCCCCGAGCGCCGTGCAGCTTAAAGAGGTAACCATAACGGCCCAGAAACCACTGTTTGAACGCCTGCCCGACCGCACTGTGGTGAATGTAGAGAGCAGCATTTTGTCGAGTGGCAACTCCGTGCTTAATGTACTCGAACGTGCCCCAGGAGTGGCAGTGGATGCCGGCGAAAATATCAGCTTACGGGGCCGCAAAGGCTTGCTCGTATTGCTTGATGGCAAGCGAGTGCCGCTAACTGGGGGGGAGCTAGCGAATTTGCTGCGCTCTTTACCGGCTGAGCAGGTCCGTAGCATCGAGCTTATTACCAACCCGTCGGCAAAGTATGATGCCCAGGGCACCGCTGGGGTTATTGCCATCAATCTCAAGAAAGACCAGCGCCAAGGCAACAATGGTAACGCTAACCTTAGCTATGGGCGCGGGAAATACGGCAAGCTGAGTTCAGGTGTGTCGTTCAATCATCAGCAGAAGGCACTGAATGTGTATGGCACCTATGCGTATACCAAGCGTAATGGCTTTCAAAATCTAGCCTTCGACCGGACGTATTACCAAGACGAAATAGTTACTTCACGCAGCACTCAATACAACAAACGCCGCCTAGATTTAGAATCGCATACTTGGCGGACGGGCCTTGATTATACGGTCGGTGAAAAGACGTCGGTGGGCGCTGTGCTGAGTGGCTTGGCAAGCCGCCTCCCCGTAGATGGCCAAAACTCATCTGTATTCTATGATGCTCTCGGCCAGGAAACGCTGCAATACACTTCCCGGACGATAAGCGAGCTTCAGACCCCTAATGTGGCTGGCAACCTAACATTCCGCCACACGTTTCGCCCCGATTCCAGCGGCACACCGGAACTGACGGCTGACGCCGATATAGCGCGCTTCGGTACTGACCGTGACTTGTCTTTGGCTACCGCCTTCCTTTCGCCGCAGCTGAGCCCACGCCTGCTCACGGGTGACCAGCAAGGAACACTCACCATTCAATCGGTGAAGGCGGATTATATACGGCCCCTGCCGAACGGTGTGCGGGCCGAGGCTGGCGTTAAAGCCAGTTGGGTGCGCTCCAACAACGACATTATCTTCTTTAATACGATTGACGACATCACCACGCTGGACGTCAACCAGTCGAATGGGTTTCGATATAAGGAAGATATCAAGGCAGCATACGTTAACCTGACGCGGACACGGCCTCGCCTAACAATAGCAGCGGGCTTGCGAGCCGAGCATACGCTGGCTATCGGCCGTCAAACCATCGGCAACGAGAATTTCGACCGCAATTATTTGCAGCTCTTCCCCAACTTAAGCGTGCGGCGTACCATTTCCGAAACTCATGAGATGGGTATTTCGCTGAGCCGCCGCCTGAATCGGCCCACCTACAACCAGTTCAATCCGTTCCGATTCTACGTTGACCCTACCTCCTACCGGGCCGGCAACCCGTATTTGCGGCCACAAACCAGCTACAATACTGAACTGACGCATACATTCCGTAAGCTTACTACGGGCCTCAGCTATGCGTATACCAGCAACCCGATTGTAGACGTGTATCAGCTTGATGCCAACAGCTTGGTACGACTGACGAACGCAAATTTGAGTGCCGAACATTATTACGCCTTCACGCTGGCGGCGCCCCTAACGCTCACCAAATGGTGGCAAGTGTACACTGATGCCGAATTGTTCTACATCTATTTCACTGGCAAATTCGAGGGGGCTACCACGCTGCCAGGCCGGGTAGGTGCCATTTTAAGCGCCAACAACTCGTTCACTATCACCAAGACGTGGTCGGCCGACTTAAACGCTACCTACAATTCCCGAGAGCAGTACGCCTTCCAGATTGTTCGCTCCCGTGGGCAAGTTGGTGTCGGCGTGCAAAAAACTCTGCTGGATGGCCGGGGTACCTTGCGCTTGAATGCCACCGACCTTTTCTACACGGCACCGGTGCGGTCCACTTCCCGCTACGTTCCGCTTGTTGAAAACCAACGCGCCACGCAGGACACCCGCGTCGTTACCGCGTCGTTTGCGTACCGGTTTGGCAGCAGCGAAGTGGCCCCCACTCGCAAACGCACTACGGCTGCAGAAGATGAGAAGCGCCGCGCTGCGGGGCAATAA